One region of Eubalaena glacialis isolate mEubGla1 chromosome 6, mEubGla1.1.hap2.+ XY, whole genome shotgun sequence genomic DNA includes:
- the NR1I2 gene encoding LOW QUALITY PROTEIN: nuclear receptor subfamily 1 group I member 2 (The sequence of the model RefSeq protein was modified relative to this genomic sequence to represent the inferred CDS: inserted 2 bases in 2 codons; deleted 1 base in 1 codon): protein MLQDKSPPPLPSSSRLRGPWGSPAPTDRSLKSLRLYPSCGPDPTQSTAMKRNARLWCPFQKGTYEITRKARRQCQACRLRKLLESGWRKDMIMSDTAVEQKRALIRRKKREQIGTQPPGAQGLTEEQQMMIRELITAQMKTSDSTFTHFKNFRLPEVLSSAHKIXESLQTQSSEEAAKWSKIREDLCSVKVSLQLRGEDSSIWNYKPPADNSGKEISSLLPHMADTSTYMFKGIINFAKVISYFRDLLIEDQNSLLKGATFELCQLRFNTVFNAETRTWECGQLSYCLETLLHPPTGGFQQLLLEPVLKFHYLLKKLQRHKEEXVLRQAISLVSPDRPGVGQCRLLDQLQERFAITLKAYIECNRPRPAHWFLFLKILAMLAELRSINVQHTQRLLCIQDIHPFATPLTQKLFSITNG from the exons ATGTTGCAGGACAAGTCTCCTCCCCCGCTCCCCTCCTCCAGCAGGCTCCGGGGCCCCTGGGGAAGCCCAGCACCCACCGACAGAAGCCTGAAGAGCCTCCGCCTGTACCCCTCCTGTGGCCCCGACCCAACTCAGAG CACAGCCATGAAACGCAACGCCCGGCTCTGGTGCCCTTTCCAGAAGGGCACCTACGAGATCACCCGGAAGGCCCGGCGGCAGTGCCAGGCCTGCCGCCTGCGCAAGCTCCTGGAGAGCGGCTGGAGGAAAGACA TGATCATGTCCGACACGGCCGTGGAGCAGAAGCGGGCCTTGatcaggaggaagaagagagaacagaTTGGGACTCAGCCCCCTGGAGCCCAGGGTCTGACTGAAGAGCAGCAGATGATGATCAGGGAGTTGATAACCGCTCAGATGAAAACCTCTGATAGCACCTTCACGCATTTCAAGAATTTCCGT CTGCCAGAGGTGCTTAGCAGTGCCCACAAGA CAGAGTCTCTGCAGACTCAGTCAAGTGAAGAAGCTGCCAAGTGGAGCAAGATCAGGGAAGATCTATGTTCAGTGAAGGTCTCCCTGCAGCTGCGGGGGGAAGACAGCAGCATCTGGAACTACAAGCCCCCAGCCGACAATAGTGGGAAAGAGATCTCTTCCCTGTTGCCCCACATGGCTGACACGTCAACCTACATGTTCAAAGGCATCATCAACTTTGCCAAAGTCATT TCCTATTTCAG GGACCTGCTCATCGAGGACCAGAACTCCCTGCTGAAGGGGGCCACCTTTGAGCTGTGCCAGCTGAGATTCAACACGGTGTTCAACGCAGAGACCAGGACCTGGGAGTGTGGTCAGCTGTCCTACTGCTTGGAAACCCT CCTGCACCCACCCACAGGTGGCTTCCAGCAGCTTCTACTGGAGCCCGTATTGAAATTCCACTACCTGCTGAAGAAGCTGCAGCGGCATAAGGAGG GTGTGCTGAGGCAGGCCATCTCCCTTGTCTCTCCAG ACCGCCCGGGTGTGGGGCAGTGCCGCTTGCTGGACCAGCTGCAGGAGCGGTTCGCCATTACCCTGAAGGCCTACATCGAGTGCAACCGGCCCCGGCCCGCCCATTG GTTCCTGTTCCTGAAGATCTTGGCTATGCTCGCTGAGCTCCGCAGCATCAACGTCCAGCACACCCAGCGGCTGCTGTGCATCCAGGACATTCACCCCTTTGCCACCCCACTCACGCAGAAGTTGTTCAGCATCACAAATGGCTGA